A window of the Desulforapulum autotrophicum HRM2 genome harbors these coding sequences:
- a CDS encoding ABC-F family ATP-binding cassette domain-containing protein, whose product MTLVFSYRSIFKSYGDQPVFDNLTINIEDTERLGLIGGNGSGKSTLLELIADRDTPEKGERYLNKNTHLVYLAQQDELDPDKTIQQTLEDGLAGENIHGQERYRRVKKMIGVGGFTDPSQKCSALSGGWQKRLTITRALGLDPDLFLLDEPTNHLDISGVLWLESILKNPSFAFVVVSHDRAFLESVCTNITELGRCYPQGQISVKGGYNTFEQERTRILATQLKQEEVLTNRMRRETEWLRQGAKARSTKARYRIDQADKLGSELADVKLRNRQTTRIDMDFNGTNRKTRRLLTCQGIEKSLGGKQLFSDITLELVPGTRLGLVGDNGCGKTSLMNILEGTLAPDKGEVKRADQLKVAVFDQNRSRLDPEMTLKQALSPAGEAVIYRGQSIHVVSWAKRFLFTADQLTLPVGRLSGGEKARILMAEIMLTPADLLLLDEPTNDLDIPALEVLEQSLVEFPGAIVLVSHDRFLLDRVATGILFFDGKGNATAHADQSQCLAKKTTPKKKKKTTRTSGKKETPSAKFSYKDKFELEQIEPQILAAEAQVATLEDAMADVTVMSDPDELARVCTELQKAHSQVEQLYARWEELEALKAL is encoded by the coding sequence ATGACACTTGTTTTCAGCTATCGATCCATTTTCAAGTCCTATGGAGATCAACCGGTTTTTGACAATCTGACCATCAACATTGAAGACACCGAACGCCTGGGTCTCATCGGCGGTAACGGCTCTGGAAAGTCAACCCTCCTGGAACTCATTGCCGACAGGGACACCCCGGAGAAAGGGGAGCGTTACCTGAATAAAAACACCCACCTTGTCTACCTTGCCCAGCAGGACGAGCTTGATCCGGACAAGACCATCCAGCAAACCCTTGAGGATGGCCTGGCAGGGGAAAATATCCACGGCCAGGAGCGATACCGCCGCGTAAAAAAAATGATCGGGGTTGGCGGTTTCACAGACCCATCACAAAAATGCAGCGCTCTTTCCGGTGGCTGGCAGAAACGCCTGACCATCACCAGAGCCCTTGGCCTTGACCCTGACCTTTTTCTCCTGGATGAACCCACCAACCACCTTGACATCAGCGGCGTCCTCTGGCTTGAATCCATACTCAAAAACCCCAGCTTTGCCTTTGTTGTGGTCAGCCATGACCGTGCATTCCTCGAGTCCGTGTGCACGAATATCACAGAGCTTGGCCGATGCTATCCCCAGGGACAGATCAGCGTCAAGGGTGGGTACAACACCTTTGAACAGGAGCGGACCCGGATTCTTGCCACCCAGCTCAAACAGGAGGAGGTCCTTACCAACCGCATGCGGAGGGAAACCGAGTGGCTCAGGCAGGGTGCAAAGGCGAGATCCACCAAGGCGCGCTACCGAATCGACCAGGCAGACAAGCTTGGCAGCGAACTTGCCGATGTGAAGCTCCGGAATCGGCAGACCACCCGCATTGACATGGATTTTAATGGAACCAACCGAAAGACCCGGCGACTGCTCACCTGCCAGGGAATTGAAAAATCCCTGGGCGGAAAGCAACTTTTTTCAGATATCACCCTTGAGCTTGTTCCAGGAACAAGGCTTGGACTTGTGGGTGACAACGGGTGTGGAAAAACCTCATTGATGAACATCCTTGAGGGAACACTTGCCCCGGACAAGGGCGAGGTTAAACGGGCCGATCAGCTCAAGGTTGCCGTATTTGACCAGAACAGATCACGCCTTGACCCGGAGATGACCCTTAAACAGGCCCTGAGCCCGGCTGGAGAGGCCGTTATATACAGGGGACAAAGCATCCACGTGGTCTCGTGGGCAAAACGCTTTCTCTTTACTGCGGACCAGCTCACCCTGCCCGTTGGCAGGCTTTCAGGAGGCGAAAAGGCAAGAATCCTCATGGCCGAAATCATGCTGACTCCGGCCGACCTTCTTCTCCTTGACGAGCCCACAAACGACCTTGACATCCCCGCCCTTGAGGTCCTTGAACAAAGCCTTGTGGAATTTCCCGGGGCCATTGTCCTTGTCTCCCATGACCGGTTTCTCCTGGATCGGGTGGCAACGGGCATCCTCTTCTTTGACGGCAAGGGAAACGCCACAGCCCACGCAGACCAATCCCAATGCCTGGCAAAGAAAACTACTCCCAAAAAAAAGAAAAAGACGACCCGGACCTCCGGCAAAAAAGAGACCCCTTCTGCCAAATTCTCCTACAAGGACAAATTTGAGCTCGAACAGATCGAACCTCAGATCCTGGCTGCTGAAGCCCAGGTGGCAACCCTTGAGGACGCCATGGCAGATGTCACAGTCATGTCAGACCCAGACGAACTTGCAAGGGTGTGCACCGAGCTTCAAAAGGCCCACAGCCAGGTCGAGCAACTCTATGCCCGTTGGGAAGAACTCGAGGCGCTCAAGGCACTCTAA
- a CDS encoding winged helix-turn-helix domain-containing protein — MRLLLVEDDVKIADFVIKGLSAAGFAVDHAVNGQDGLHMACFEENDLIVVDVMLPCLDGISLIKTLRARGFNTPVIVLSARDRVDDRVRGLEAGADDYLTKPFAFSELLARIQALIRRAGGVVDPTTLSYGELVMDLMKREVRRDGRVVELQPLEFSLLEYLMRNQERVVSKTMIMEHVWNYNFDPMTNVVEARVCRLRDKIDKGFHPKLIHTVRGAGYVLALREKPA, encoded by the coding sequence ATGAGACTCTTACTGGTGGAGGATGATGTCAAAATTGCAGATTTTGTCATAAAGGGGCTTAGTGCTGCTGGATTTGCCGTTGACCATGCAGTCAATGGTCAGGATGGGCTTCACATGGCCTGTTTTGAAGAGAACGACCTGATTGTGGTTGATGTGATGCTGCCATGCCTTGACGGAATTTCCCTGATCAAGACACTCAGGGCCAGGGGATTCAACACCCCTGTGATTGTTCTGAGCGCAAGGGACCGGGTGGACGACAGGGTAAGGGGGTTAGAAGCCGGGGCTGATGATTATCTTACTAAACCCTTTGCCTTTTCTGAACTTCTGGCAAGAATTCAGGCCTTGATCAGAAGGGCCGGCGGTGTTGTTGACCCGACAACCCTTAGTTATGGGGAACTGGTCATGGATTTGATGAAAAGGGAGGTGCGCCGGGATGGCAGGGTGGTGGAGCTCCAGCCCCTGGAGTTTTCTCTTCTTGAATATCTCATGAGAAACCAGGAGAGGGTGGTGTCAAAAACCATGATCATGGAGCATGTCTGGAACTACAACTTTGATCCCATGACCAATGTGGTGGAGGCAAGGGTGTGCCGCCTGAGGGACAAGATCGACAAGGGATTTCACCCAAAGCTGATCCACACGGTAAGGGGGGCCGGATATGTCCTGGCGCTGCGCGAAAAGCCTGCCTAA
- a CDS encoding sensor histidine kinase — protein MSWRCAKSLPNLFRTIAFRLTLWYAGIFSVSSCLVFVLFYFLVAHTILTRLDLDLVDKAGRFSAVLDVQGISGVKKLAILEARAAGEKKIFFRLLYANGEVFASSHMGYWKEIQVGKEALQKLVMGQKNVFETVRAGPDAQEIRVLYHLSGPGVILQTGLAMETYSHFLKAFKRVFFVAMTLVVLISAVCGWFLSQKALAGVGAVTLTAQRISGTNLEARVPVTGSQDELDLLAKTFNTMLDRIAGLVANIREMGDNIAHDLKSPLTRIRGLAELTLVGNKDSGAFESMAASTIEEVDRLLSMINTMLVISRAEAGQGEFRFEPVDLSGLVHEACDLFDAVAEDKDILLKCTVPAPVVARVDRGMIQRALTNLIDNALKYTPCGGRVWVEVVDAGGGRVEIQVHDTGKGIAVSDIERIFDRFFRVDPSRSESGAGLGLCLARAIARGHGGDLCVESVLGKGSVFSLRLPKDNVPVT, from the coding sequence ATGTCCTGGCGCTGCGCGAAAAGCCTGCCTAATCTTTTCAGAACCATTGCCTTCAGGCTGACCCTCTGGTATGCAGGCATTTTCTCTGTCTCCTCATGCCTTGTGTTTGTTCTTTTTTATTTTCTTGTGGCACACACTATTCTGACAAGGCTTGACCTGGATCTTGTTGATAAGGCCGGCCGATTTTCCGCCGTTCTTGATGTCCAGGGGATCAGTGGTGTAAAAAAACTTGCCATTCTTGAGGCCAGGGCGGCAGGCGAGAAAAAGATCTTTTTCAGGCTCCTCTACGCCAATGGCGAGGTGTTTGCCTCGTCCCACATGGGATACTGGAAGGAAATTCAGGTGGGAAAAGAGGCGCTTCAGAAGCTGGTCATGGGTCAAAAAAATGTATTCGAGACCGTTCGGGCCGGACCTGATGCCCAGGAAATACGGGTGCTCTACCATCTGTCAGGGCCCGGAGTAATTCTCCAGACCGGACTTGCCATGGAAACCTATTCCCATTTTTTAAAGGCCTTTAAGCGGGTCTTTTTTGTTGCCATGACCCTTGTTGTCCTTATTTCCGCCGTGTGTGGATGGTTTTTGTCCCAAAAAGCCCTGGCAGGGGTGGGGGCGGTTACGCTCACGGCCCAGAGAATTTCAGGAACCAACCTTGAAGCCAGGGTCCCGGTGACGGGCAGCCAGGACGAATTGGACCTTCTGGCCAAGACTTTTAACACCATGCTGGACAGGATAGCAGGTCTTGTGGCAAACATTCGGGAGATGGGGGACAACATCGCCCATGACCTTAAAAGTCCGCTTACCCGTATCCGGGGGCTTGCCGAGCTCACCCTTGTGGGCAATAAGGATTCCGGGGCCTTTGAATCCATGGCCGCTTCGACCATTGAAGAGGTGGACCGGCTTTTGTCCATGATCAACACCATGCTGGTGATATCCAGGGCCGAAGCCGGCCAAGGAGAATTCAGATTTGAACCCGTTGATCTTTCAGGACTTGTCCACGAGGCGTGCGATCTGTTTGATGCGGTTGCCGAGGATAAAGATATTCTGCTCAAGTGTACTGTCCCAGCGCCTGTTGTTGCCAGGGTGGACAGGGGGATGATTCAGCGTGCCCTGACCAATCTTATTGACAACGCCCTTAAATATACCCCTTGTGGGGGAAGGGTGTGGGTTGAAGTGGTCGACGCCGGGGGGGGCAGGGTCGAGATTCAGGTCCATGACACGGGTAAAGGCATAGCAGTCTCAGACATTGAGCGAATCTTTGACAGGTTTTTCAGGGTTGATCCCTCAAGGAGTGAATCAGGCGCAGGGCTCGGGCTTTGTCTTGCGCGTGCCATTGCCCGGGGGCACGGGGGCGACCTTTGCGTGGAGAGCGTCTTAGGCAAAGGCAGCGTTTTCTCTCTAAGATTACCAAAAGATAATGTTCCGGTCACTTAA
- a CDS encoding Do family serine endopeptidase — MNLNRKIRLFFLSAAALAMVAFVSIPATAALGKSVVMVPESFSELAKHAKPAVVNIRTVKVTKEGGRVFKHFYGQPFGDKDPFREFFEPFLRQQPQKDYRQQSLGSGFIISSDGYIVTNNHVVAEADEIKVKLYDDKEYDAKMVGTDSKTDLALIKIDVKGLDYLELGDSDVLEVGTWVVAIGSPFGLEQTVTAGIVSAKGRIIGSGPYDDFIQTDASINPGNSGGPLLNLEGEVVGINTAIVASGQGIGFAIPSKLAAGIVDQLRSSGEVTRGWMGVAIQDITPELAEYYNLKEKSGVLVAKVYKGDPADKAGIVPGDVITHVKGDVVTSSRDLSTAIAGLGVGSKVPVTLVRDGKAKTVFVVLVKRTDSEQGEALVQSGFDEFGLNLQALDSTNAEQLGYAKEVRGLVVTDIEPEGKAAASGIRQGDLLSEVNHIRVKTMDEYVATLAKIKKGEAVQLLFRRGNTSFIAVRFTKQ, encoded by the coding sequence ATGAATCTAAACAGGAAAATTCGTCTTTTTTTTCTCTCTGCCGCAGCCCTTGCCATGGTGGCGTTTGTATCAATTCCGGCAACGGCGGCTTTGGGTAAGTCCGTGGTCATGGTGCCAGAAAGTTTCAGTGAACTTGCTAAACATGCAAAGCCCGCTGTTGTCAACATCAGAACGGTCAAGGTCACAAAGGAGGGCGGCCGGGTGTTTAAGCATTTTTATGGCCAGCCCTTTGGCGACAAAGACCCGTTCCGGGAATTTTTCGAACCCTTTCTTCGCCAGCAGCCCCAGAAGGATTATCGTCAGCAGAGCCTTGGCTCAGGTTTTATCATCAGCAGTGACGGCTACATCGTAACCAACAATCATGTGGTGGCCGAGGCCGATGAAATCAAGGTGAAGCTTTATGATGATAAGGAGTATGATGCAAAGATGGTGGGCACAGACTCCAAGACTGACCTTGCCCTGATCAAGATAGATGTCAAAGGGCTCGATTACCTTGAACTGGGGGATTCCGATGTCCTTGAAGTGGGAACCTGGGTGGTTGCCATTGGGAGTCCCTTTGGCCTTGAGCAGACCGTTACGGCCGGAATCGTGAGCGCCAAGGGTCGTATTATCGGGTCAGGACCCTATGATGATTTTATCCAGACTGACGCTTCGATCAACCCTGGCAACAGCGGCGGGCCGTTGCTTAATCTTGAGGGTGAAGTGGTGGGCATCAATACGGCCATCGTGGCATCGGGCCAGGGCATTGGTTTTGCCATTCCCTCAAAGCTTGCAGCGGGTATCGTGGATCAACTTCGAAGTTCAGGAGAGGTGACAAGGGGTTGGATGGGTGTGGCCATACAGGATATCACTCCTGAGCTTGCCGAGTATTACAATCTCAAGGAAAAGAGCGGTGTGCTCGTGGCAAAGGTATATAAAGGTGATCCGGCAGACAAGGCAGGCATTGTTCCGGGTGATGTGATCACCCACGTAAAGGGCGATGTCGTAACATCGAGCAGGGATCTGTCCACTGCCATTGCAGGTCTGGGTGTTGGTTCCAAGGTTCCTGTCACCCTTGTACGGGACGGTAAGGCAAAGACCGTTTTTGTCGTGCTGGTAAAAAGAACGGATTCTGAACAGGGAGAGGCCCTTGTTCAATCGGGCTTTGATGAGTTCGGGCTGAATCTTCAGGCCCTTGATTCTACCAATGCGGAACAGCTTGGGTATGCTAAGGAGGTTCGTGGACTCGTGGTCACCGACATCGAGCCCGAAGGCAAGGCCGCTGCAAGTGGTATCCGGCAGGGGGATCTCTTGAGTGAGGTGAATCACATCCGGGTGAAAACCATGGATGAATATGTTGCAACCCTTGCTAAGATCAAAAAAGGTGAGGCGGTTCAGCTTCTTTTCAGGCGGGGCAACACAAGCTTCATTGCGGTGCGCTTTACTAAACAATAG
- a CDS encoding peptidylprolyl isomerase, giving the protein MLKLMRENTGSWIIKILLGLIVLVFVFLGMGSIGAKRGNEVAMINDQPITLNEYQRSYQNIIEQMRQRFGDNLNDEILQMLQVKKQALDRLIDERLISGEADRLKVEVSNQELANSLLDIPAFRKNGVFDLATYKVVLSRNRMSPESFEAMQLQALREQKVRDLVFSTLSVSDQEARAWYTHSKTQVGIDYLVFNPVAYKDIAVDAKALTDFYESNKEKYKSEAELTVKYLEFAVKDYQDRVTISDDEIKAYYDENLDQYKVPEKVEARHILIRVPQDADEATVEAARNEAETIHAKAVGGEDFSLLAKTFSQGPTKDDGGYLGTFARDAMVKPFAEAAFSLASGEISKPVRTQFGWHVIKVEAKLPASTTALDKVAAEIRKTLSTAELKNLAYSDAGKAFDGIIDGDDLEQAGLITGKKVLTAGPFTQKGPGDVVADSQGFARAAFAMSLNEIGDVKEIGDNYYIIKPVEKIDPEVLPLEAVRDTVTKDLTAQLQQERAKKDAQAFLDELKDNKEIKAVAKAKGLEAKASSLFVRGATVPEFGPNSEITAVAFELSPENPVHPAVVTGSGGFYVISFREQKLPDAAEIDENLDGVKVSMARSKQGSVYNEWLGELKMAAKIDIKKGFLD; this is encoded by the coding sequence ATGCTCAAGTTAATGCGTGAAAATACGGGGTCATGGATAATTAAAATCCTGTTGGGACTTATTGTTCTGGTCTTTGTATTTCTTGGAATGGGTTCCATTGGTGCCAAGCGCGGTAATGAAGTAGCAATGATTAATGATCAGCCCATAACCCTGAATGAGTACCAGCGCTCTTATCAAAATATCATTGAGCAGATGCGTCAGCGGTTTGGTGATAATCTTAACGATGAAATTCTTCAAATGCTCCAGGTTAAAAAACAGGCCCTTGATCGTTTGATTGACGAACGTCTGATTTCAGGTGAGGCGGACAGACTTAAAGTTGAGGTGTCCAATCAGGAACTTGCCAATTCGTTGCTTGATATCCCGGCGTTTCGAAAAAATGGTGTTTTTGACCTTGCAACTTACAAGGTCGTACTTTCACGGAACAGAATGAGTCCAGAATCGTTTGAAGCCATGCAGTTACAGGCCCTGAGGGAACAAAAGGTCCGGGATCTTGTTTTCAGCACCCTTTCCGTTTCAGACCAGGAGGCAAGGGCATGGTACACCCATAGCAAGACCCAGGTCGGCATCGACTATCTTGTTTTTAATCCGGTCGCTTACAAGGACATTGCAGTTGATGCAAAAGCCCTAACGGATTTTTATGAATCAAACAAGGAAAAATATAAGTCTGAGGCAGAACTGACGGTTAAATATCTTGAATTTGCCGTCAAGGATTACCAGGACCGTGTGACCATCTCCGATGATGAGATCAAGGCGTATTACGACGAGAACCTTGATCAGTACAAGGTGCCGGAAAAAGTTGAGGCGCGCCACATTCTGATTCGTGTTCCACAAGATGCTGACGAGGCCACCGTTGAAGCTGCAAGAAATGAGGCTGAGACGATCCATGCAAAGGCCGTGGGAGGCGAGGACTTTTCTTTGCTTGCAAAAACCTTTTCCCAGGGCCCCACAAAGGATGATGGCGGATATCTTGGCACTTTTGCCCGGGATGCCATGGTAAAACCCTTTGCAGAGGCAGCCTTTTCCTTGGCTTCCGGGGAAATAAGCAAGCCGGTCAGGACACAGTTTGGATGGCATGTGATCAAGGTGGAGGCCAAACTTCCAGCATCGACAACTGCCTTGGACAAGGTGGCTGCAGAAATTCGTAAGACCCTTAGTACAGCCGAACTCAAGAACCTTGCCTATTCTGATGCCGGAAAAGCCTTTGATGGTATCATTGACGGGGATGACCTGGAGCAGGCCGGTCTTATTACTGGAAAAAAGGTTTTAACAGCGGGACCTTTTACCCAAAAGGGGCCTGGTGATGTCGTGGCTGATAGTCAGGGGTTTGCCCGGGCAGCGTTTGCCATGTCCCTAAACGAGATCGGGGATGTCAAGGAGATCGGAGATAACTATTACATTATCAAACCCGTTGAAAAAATTGATCCAGAGGTGCTGCCCCTTGAAGCCGTTCGTGATACCGTAACAAAGGATCTCACGGCCCAGCTCCAGCAGGAGCGGGCAAAAAAAGATGCCCAGGCCTTTCTTGATGAACTCAAGGATAACAAGGAGATCAAAGCAGTTGCCAAGGCAAAGGGCCTTGAGGCAAAGGCGTCGTCCCTTTTCGTGCGTGGGGCCACTGTCCCTGAATTTGGACCGAATTCTGAAATTACAGCCGTTGCATTTGAGCTATCCCCTGAAAACCCGGTTCATCCCGCAGTTGTCACGGGCAGCGGCGGTTTTTATGTCATCTCCTTCAGGGAGCAGAAATTACCGGATGCAGCCGAGATCGATGAGAATCTTGATGGTGTTAAAGTTTCCATGGCCCGGTCAAAACAGGGCAGCGTTTACAATGAGTGGTTAGGTGAGCTAAAGATGGCCGCCAAAATTGATATCAAGAAGGGATTTCTGGATTAG
- a CDS encoding M16 family metallopeptidase: MGKLKWVSVAWVFSCLVILSSCAVHTPTAIGVKSLEPDPRLVQGRLANGLTYLLLKNSTPENRVSMHLDVQAGSMNETDAERGVAHYLEHMLFNGSTHFKPDELIEYFQSIGMRFGADANAHTGFFETVYDVFLPSGDRASLDSGFLVLDDFAQGALLLESEVERERGVILAEKRERDSVSYRTFEATLDFELPGSRLPQRLPIGTDEVINNADHGLLKGYYDTWYRPENMVLVVVGDFNIAAVESLIKQRFSTMKSRAPQRLLPEDTWDGGTRDRAFYHYEPESGNTTVTIEKVRKVPFKMDTPTAFKKRAILDLAEAAVENRLSRLVRQKGVPFSDAGIYSGDFFQGVHFSAIAAESDTGEWQESLGLLETTLRSALEFGFSEQELARVKADFIQTLATEVKEAGTRKSGDLANEIINQVNHKRIFQSPGQRYDLLKDFVDALTVDDLVKTFREEWEKGPWLVLVTGNAAIESSVPQLAEDLILQAFQKSRAQKVSPPKVHEEIGFPYLSKPVTQGVIKAEKTVEPLDVKVVEFENQVRLSLKPTKFKKGEFLFKAGFGQGRKGEPETLAGIALLATSVVNESGFGGIDKDQLEAALAGRNVTVHLDADQGRFFITGSAGPEESELVFQLIRNYFLDPGFRPEALALAKDRYRQMYHEALGTPEGVMAFTGERFLAGGDSRFGLPLISDIEKITLADIQSWMVSCFSSSSLDVSVVGDFNPDQVLSQAATYLGTLPKRKDIDMEQSRPDPEFPAGKRLELTVDTTLEKALVQLAFPTDDFWDISKVRRLNVLAAIFSERLRQNVREKLGASYSPFAYNAPSQDHDGYGVFRAVVNVEPGATEMVLQEIQKLAHSLNENGVTQKEVELSLKPIITHIKDLQRNNEYWLESVLSGSGEHPEKLEWAKTILDDYQSIGVNPINLLAGEYLKTTKGASIIIRPLK; the protein is encoded by the coding sequence ATGGGCAAGTTAAAGTGGGTGTCGGTTGCATGGGTTTTTTCCTGTCTTGTAATTCTATCTTCTTGTGCTGTCCACACTCCCACAGCCATTGGGGTGAAAAGCCTTGAGCCGGATCCCCGGCTTGTCCAGGGACGGCTTGCCAATGGCCTTACCTACCTGTTGCTCAAGAATTCAACCCCTGAAAACAGGGTGAGCATGCATCTTGATGTTCAGGCAGGTTCCATGAATGAAACCGATGCGGAAAGGGGGGTTGCCCACTATCTTGAGCACATGCTCTTTAATGGATCAACCCATTTCAAGCCCGACGAGCTGATCGAGTATTTCCAGTCCATTGGCATGCGTTTTGGCGCTGATGCCAATGCCCATACAGGATTTTTTGAAACAGTTTATGATGTTTTTCTTCCCTCTGGAGATCGGGCGTCCTTGGATAGCGGGTTTCTGGTTCTTGACGATTTTGCCCAGGGAGCACTGCTGCTAGAGTCTGAAGTTGAACGGGAGAGGGGGGTTATTCTTGCCGAAAAAAGGGAGCGGGATTCTGTCTCCTATCGCACCTTTGAAGCGACCCTGGACTTTGAACTTCCCGGATCCAGGCTGCCGCAACGCCTTCCCATCGGCACGGATGAGGTCATCAATAATGCAGACCATGGGTTACTTAAAGGGTATTACGACACCTGGTATAGGCCCGAAAATATGGTGCTTGTGGTGGTGGGGGATTTTAATATAGCGGCGGTTGAGTCCCTCATAAAACAGCGTTTCTCAACGATGAAATCCAGGGCGCCCCAGCGGCTGTTGCCAGAAGACACCTGGGATGGGGGCACCCGGGACCGGGCGTTCTACCATTATGAGCCGGAATCGGGAAATACCACTGTTACCATTGAAAAGGTACGAAAAGTTCCCTTTAAGATGGACACACCAACGGCGTTTAAAAAAAGGGCGATCCTGGATCTTGCCGAAGCTGCGGTTGAAAACAGGCTGTCCAGACTTGTACGGCAAAAAGGGGTCCCCTTTTCCGATGCCGGCATCTATTCGGGTGATTTTTTCCAGGGGGTTCATTTTTCTGCCATTGCGGCTGAATCTGACACCGGGGAATGGCAAGAGAGTCTTGGTCTCCTTGAAACCACCCTGCGCAGTGCCCTTGAATTCGGGTTTTCAGAGCAGGAACTGGCCCGGGTTAAAGCTGATTTTATCCAGACCCTCGCCACGGAAGTCAAAGAGGCAGGAACCCGAAAGAGTGGCGACCTTGCAAATGAAATAATTAATCAGGTTAATCATAAACGCATATTTCAATCTCCAGGTCAGCGGTATGACCTTCTGAAGGATTTTGTTGACGCTTTGACGGTTGATGATCTGGTAAAGACCTTTAGGGAAGAATGGGAAAAAGGTCCCTGGCTGGTCCTTGTTACGGGGAATGCAGCCATTGAATCCTCCGTCCCGCAATTGGCTGAAGATTTAATTTTACAGGCCTTTCAAAAAAGCCGCGCCCAGAAGGTATCCCCTCCAAAGGTGCACGAAGAAATCGGTTTCCCCTATCTTTCGAAACCCGTTACCCAGGGGGTGATCAAGGCTGAAAAAACAGTTGAGCCCCTGGATGTCAAGGTGGTTGAATTTGAAAATCAGGTCCGCTTGAGTCTCAAGCCGACAAAATTTAAAAAAGGGGAATTTCTCTTTAAGGCAGGTTTTGGTCAGGGCAGAAAGGGGGAGCCTGAAACCCTTGCGGGTATTGCCCTTTTGGCGACAAGTGTCGTCAATGAGAGCGGGTTTGGCGGGATTGATAAAGATCAGCTTGAAGCGGCCCTGGCAGGCAGGAATGTCACTGTTCATCTTGATGCGGATCAGGGGCGATTTTTCATCACGGGTTCTGCCGGTCCAGAGGAGTCTGAGCTGGTATTCCAGCTGATCAGGAACTATTTCCTTGATCCGGGATTCAGGCCTGAGGCCCTTGCGCTTGCAAAAGATCGGTATCGGCAGATGTACCACGAGGCCCTGGGAACGCCGGAGGGGGTCATGGCTTTTACCGGGGAACGGTTTCTGGCGGGTGGTGATTCGAGATTTGGTCTTCCGCTGATTTCCGATATTGAAAAGATTACCCTGGCGGATATTCAATCCTGGATGGTCTCCTGCTTTAGCAGTAGCAGCTTGGATGTGTCGGTGGTGGGTGATTTCAACCCCGATCAGGTCCTTAGTCAGGCTGCAACCTACCTGGGAACCCTTCCCAAAAGAAAAGATATAGACATGGAACAGAGTCGGCCTGATCCAGAATTTCCAGCGGGGAAAAGGCTGGAATTGACCGTGGATACAACGCTTGAAAAAGCCCTGGTTCAGCTGGCATTCCCAACGGATGATTTCTGGGATATCTCAAAGGTGAGGCGCTTAAATGTTCTTGCTGCTATCTTTTCCGAAAGACTCAGGCAAAACGTTAGGGAAAAGCTGGGAGCGTCCTATTCACCCTTTGCCTATAACGCCCCTTCCCAAGACCATGACGGATATGGCGTTTTTCGTGCCGTTGTAAATGTTGAGCCAGGTGCTACAGAAATGGTGCTCCAGGAGATTCAGAAACTTGCACACAGCCTTAACGAAAATGGGGTGACTCAAAAAGAGGTGGAACTTTCCCTTAAACCCATAATTACCCACATCAAAGATCTGCAGAGAAATAATGAGTATTGGCTGGAGTCTGTACTTTCCGGGTCTGGGGAACATCCTGAAAAATTAGAGTGGGCAAAGACAATTCTTGATGATTATCAGTCGATTGGGGTCAATCCAATTAATCTGCTTGCAGGTGAGTACTTGAAGACAACCAAAGGGGCTTCGATCATTATTCGTCCCCTTAAATAG
- a CDS encoding PilZ domain-containing protein, with protein MATTKRNVERRKNKRYKAKEGAYAAISPHSRRLGQIIDISMGGLSFKYIDNNDETEEKPERSIFLSSLGYYVGELPFKTIEDYEITNYPSFSSMKLRKRRVKFTELSFKQLFDLDFYLRNNVIEPIEENQA; from the coding sequence ATGGCCACCACAAAAAGAAATGTTGAGAGAAGAAAAAACAAGCGATACAAAGCCAAAGAAGGGGCTTACGCTGCCATCAGTCCCCATTCCAGGCGGCTTGGGCAGATTATTGATATCAGCATGGGCGGGCTTTCATTCAAATACATTGATAACAATGATGAAACAGAAGAAAAACCCGAACGGTCCATATTTTTAAGCAGTCTTGGATATTATGTTGGAGAATTACCTTTTAAAACCATTGAAGATTACGAGATAACCAACTACCCTTCATTCAGTTCCATGAAATTAAGGAAACGGCGAGTTAAATTCACGGAACTATCGTTTAAGCAGTTATTTGATTTAGACTTTTATCTGAGAAACAATGTAATCGAACCCATCGAGGAAAATCAGGCATAG